Proteins from a single region of Gordonia hongkongensis:
- a CDS encoding DNA-directed RNA polymerase subunit beta produces the protein MLEGRILAVNRQSTSTIPGAPHRASFAKISEPLEVPGLLDLQLDSFEWLVGSPEWRAKAIARGDENPTGGLEDILHELSPIEDFSGSMSLSFSEPHFDEVKASVEECKDKDMTYAAPLFVTAEFINNNTGEIKSQTVFMGDFPIMTEKGSFIINGTERVVVSQLVRSPGVYFDASIDKTTEKTLHTVKVIPGRGAWLEFDVDKRDTVGVRIDRKRRQPVTVLLKALGFTAEEITERFGFSEIMMSTLEKDNTGSQDEALLEVYRKLRPGEPPTKESAENLLENLFFKDKRYDLARVGRYKVNKKLGLTGNPMVGESTLTREDIIATVEYLVRLHEADPHTTTYMTVPGGVEVPVEVDDIDHFGNRRLRTVGELIQNQIRVGLSRMERVVRERMTTQDVEAITPQTLINIRPVVAAIKEFFGTSQLSQFMDQNNPLSGLTHKRRLSALGPGGLSRERAGLEVRDVHPSHYGRMCPIETPEGPNIGLIGSLSVYARVNPFGFIETPYRKVVDGVVSDDIEYMTADEEDRFLIGQANTNFDGSGRITDERVLVRKKGSEVEFVGATDVEYLDVSPRQMVSVATAMIPFLEHDDANRALMGANMQRQAVPLVRNESPLVGTGMELRAAVDAGDVIVSSKTGVVEEVSADYITVMSDDGTRDTYRMRKFARSNHGTCANQRPIVDEGQRVESGQVLADGPCTENGEMALGKNLLVAIMPWEGHNYEDAIILSQRLVEEDVLTSIHIEEHEIDARDTKLGAEEITRDIPNVSDEVLADLDERGIVRIGAEVRDGDILVGKVTPKGETELTPEERLLRAIFGEKAREVRDTSLKVPHGETGKVIGVRVFSREDDDDLAPGVNELVRVYVAQKRKIQDGDKLAGRHGNKGVIGKILPQEDMPFLPDGTPVDIILNTHGVPRRMNIGQILETHLGWVAKAGWNINVAEGVPEWASRLPEDMYSAEPDTNTATPVFDGAREEELTGLLSSTLPNRDGEVMVNGDGKATLFDGRSGEPFPYPVSVGYMYIIKLHHLVDDKIHARSTGPYSMITQQPLGGKAQFGGQRFGEMECWAMQAYGAAYTLQELLTIKSDDVVGRVKVYEAIVKGENIPEPGIPESFKVLLKELQSLCLNVEVLSSDGAAIEMHDTDDEDLERAAANLGINLSRNESATVDDLAN, from the coding sequence GTGTTGGAAGGACGCATCTTGGCAGTCAACCGCCAGTCCACCTCAACAATCCCCGGCGCGCCGCATCGCGCGTCGTTTGCAAAGATCAGCGAGCCGCTGGAGGTCCCGGGCCTCCTCGACCTCCAACTCGATTCGTTCGAATGGCTCGTCGGTTCGCCGGAGTGGCGCGCGAAGGCGATCGCCCGCGGCGACGAGAACCCGACCGGTGGCCTCGAGGACATCCTCCACGAGCTGTCCCCGATCGAGGACTTCTCCGGTTCGATGTCCCTGTCGTTCTCCGAGCCGCACTTCGACGAGGTCAAGGCCTCCGTCGAGGAGTGCAAGGACAAGGACATGACCTACGCGGCGCCGCTGTTCGTCACCGCGGAGTTCATCAACAACAACACCGGCGAGATCAAGTCGCAGACCGTCTTCATGGGCGACTTCCCGATCATGACCGAAAAGGGCAGCTTCATCATCAACGGCACCGAGCGTGTCGTGGTGAGCCAGCTGGTCCGCAGCCCCGGCGTGTACTTCGACGCCTCGATCGACAAGACCACCGAGAAGACCCTGCACACCGTCAAGGTGATCCCGGGTCGCGGTGCGTGGCTCGAGTTCGACGTCGACAAGCGCGACACCGTGGGTGTGCGTATCGACCGCAAGCGCCGTCAGCCGGTCACCGTGCTGCTCAAGGCGCTGGGCTTCACCGCCGAGGAGATCACCGAGCGGTTCGGGTTCTCCGAGATCATGATGTCGACGCTGGAGAAGGACAACACCGGCAGCCAGGACGAGGCGCTGCTGGAGGTCTACCGCAAGCTGCGCCCGGGTGAGCCGCCGACCAAGGAGTCCGCGGAGAACCTCCTGGAGAACCTGTTCTTCAAGGACAAGCGTTACGACCTCGCCCGCGTGGGCCGCTACAAGGTCAACAAGAAGCTGGGCCTGACGGGCAACCCGATGGTGGGCGAGTCCACGCTGACCCGCGAGGACATCATCGCGACCGTCGAGTACCTGGTGCGTCTGCACGAGGCCGACCCGCACACCACCACCTACATGACCGTCCCCGGTGGCGTCGAGGTGCCCGTCGAGGTCGACGACATCGACCACTTCGGCAACCGTCGCCTGCGTACCGTCGGCGAGCTGATCCAGAACCAGATCCGCGTGGGCCTCTCGCGTATGGAGCGTGTCGTGCGTGAGCGTATGACCACCCAGGACGTCGAGGCGATCACCCCGCAGACCCTGATCAACATCCGTCCCGTCGTGGCGGCGATCAAGGAGTTCTTCGGAACCAGCCAGCTGTCGCAGTTCATGGACCAGAACAACCCGCTGTCGGGTCTGACCCACAAGCGTCGTCTGTCGGCGCTGGGCCCGGGTGGTCTGAGCCGTGAGCGTGCCGGCCTCGAGGTGCGCGACGTGCACCCGTCGCACTACGGCCGCATGTGCCCGATCGAGACCCCTGAGGGTCCGAACATCGGTCTGATCGGTTCGCTGTCGGTGTACGCGCGGGTCAACCCGTTCGGATTCATCGAGACCCCGTACCGCAAGGTCGTCGACGGCGTCGTCTCCGACGACATCGAGTACATGACCGCCGACGAGGAGGACCGCTTCCTCATCGGTCAGGCGAACACCAACTTCGACGGCAGCGGACGCATCACCGATGAGCGTGTCCTGGTGCGCAAGAAGGGCTCCGAGGTGGAGTTCGTCGGCGCGACCGATGTCGAGTACCTCGACGTCTCGCCGCGTCAGATGGTGTCCGTCGCGACCGCGATGATCCCGTTCCTCGAGCACGACGACGCCAACCGCGCCCTGATGGGTGCGAACATGCAGCGTCAGGCCGTGCCGCTGGTGCGCAACGAGTCGCCGCTGGTCGGTACCGGCATGGAGCTGCGTGCCGCCGTCGACGCCGGTGACGTCATCGTGTCGTCGAAGACCGGTGTGGTGGAAGAGGTCTCGGCCGACTACATCACCGTCATGTCCGACGACGGCACCCGCGACACGTACCGGATGCGCAAGTTCGCGCGCTCCAACCACGGCACCTGCGCCAACCAGCGTCCGATCGTGGACGAGGGTCAGCGCGTGGAGTCCGGCCAGGTCCTCGCCGACGGCCCCTGCACCGAGAACGGTGAGATGGCGCTCGGCAAGAACCTGCTCGTGGCGATCATGCCGTGGGAGGGCCACAACTACGAGGACGCGATCATCCTGAGCCAGCGGCTCGTGGAGGAGGACGTGCTCACCTCGATCCACATCGAGGAGCACGAGATCGACGCCCGCGACACCAAGCTCGGTGCCGAGGAGATCACCCGGGACATCCCGAACGTCTCCGACGAGGTCCTCGCCGATCTCGACGAGCGCGGCATCGTGCGCATCGGTGCCGAGGTCCGCGACGGCGACATCCTGGTCGGCAAGGTCACCCCGAAGGGCGAGACCGAGCTGACCCCGGAAGAGCGTCTGCTGCGTGCCATCTTCGGTGAGAAGGCCCGTGAGGTCCGCGACACGTCGCTGAAGGTGCCGCACGGCGAGACCGGCAAGGTCATCGGCGTGCGCGTGTTCAGCCGCGAGGACGACGACGACCTGGCTCCCGGCGTCAACGAGCTGGTCCGCGTGTACGTGGCCCAGAAGCGCAAGATCCAGGACGGCGACAAGCTCGCCGGTCGTCACGGCAACAAGGGCGTCATCGGCAAGATCCTCCCGCAGGAGGACATGCCGTTCCTGCCCGATGGCACCCCCGTCGACATCATCCTCAACACCCACGGTGTGCCGCGGCGTATGAACATCGGCCAGATCCTGGAGACCCACCTCGGGTGGGTGGCCAAGGCCGGCTGGAACATCAACGTCGCCGAGGGTGTGCCGGAGTGGGCGTCGCGTCTGCCCGAGGACATGTACTCGGCCGAGCCCGACACCAACACCGCCACCCCGGTGTTCGACGGCGCCCGCGAGGAGGAGCTGACCGGACTGCTGTCCTCGACGCTGCCGAACCGCGACGGTGAGGTCATGGTCAACGGCGACGGCAAGGCGACGCTGTTCGACGGTCGTTCCGGCGAGCCGTTCCCGTACCCGGTGTCGGTCGGCTACATGTACATCATCAAGCTGCACCACCTGGTCGACGACAAGATCCACGCTCGTTCGACCGGCCCGTACTCGATGATCACCCAGCAGCCGCTGGGTGGTAAGGCGCAGTTCGGTGGTCAGCGCTTCGGTGAGATGGAGTGCTGGGCCATGCAGGCCTACGGTGCGGCGTACACGCTGCAGGAACTGCTGACCATCAAGTCGGACGACGTGGTGGGCCGCGTCAAGGTCTACGAGGCGATCGTCAAGGGCGAGAACATCCCGGAGCCGGGTATCCCCGAGTCGTTCAAGGTGCTGCTGAAGGAGCTTCAGTCGCTGTGCCTGAACGTCGAGGTGCTCAGCTCCGACGGTGCCGCCATCGAGATGCACGACACCGACGACGAGGACCTGGAGCGCGCCGCTGCCAACCTCGGCATCAACCTGTCGCGCAACGAGTCGGCCACCGTCGACGAT